Sequence from the Gordonia crocea genome:
CTGGTGATCAGTCCGGTCCGGTCGGCATCGAGCGTGCCCACCATCGAATTGAGGTTGTCGATCACCGAGCCGATCAGCCGGTCACGGTCGGCCAGGGCGTCGGTCAGCTGCGCCGTCATGGTCAGCAGGTGGTTCAGCGACGGACCCATCTGCTCGTCCTGGAACACGTGGATGAGGCTGGTGGACAACTCGTTGACCTGTCGGCCGTCGAGGGTGCGGAAGAGCGGTTTGAAGCCGCCGAGCAGCTTGTCCAGATCCAGCGCAGGCTCGGTCTGGGTGGTCGGCAACGTCGTCCCGGGCGACAGCGTCTGGCCGGGATCACCGGCCCCGCGCCGCAGTTCCAGGAAGCGGTCGCCGGTCAGGTTCTCGTACCGGATGATCGCCTGCACCGACTTGGGCAGCGGGTACTTGCGGTCGACGGTGAAACTCAGCTTCGCGACGTTGTCGTCGGTCAGGCCGATGTCGCGCACGGCGCCGACGTCGACCCCGGCGATCTTGACCTTCGCGCCCGACTTGATCGCCGAGGCACTGGTGAACAGGGCGGAGTAGGTGTTGGTCCGGTTGCCCTGGAACTTGCTGAACACCGCGACCAGGCCGATGAAGACCAACAGCATGGCGGTGGTGAAGGCCCCCAGTTTGATGGCGGTGGCGCGGAATTGACGTGCGCGATTATCCACGGGGCGGCGCTCCGAACAGCAGTTGGAAGACCTTGGTCGTGTTCAGTTTCGGCTGGGTGCGCGGCTGGTACGGCCGCGGCGCGTTGTCGATCACGAGGAAGTTCGCCTTGGTCTTGGTACGGGGGTTGGACAGACCGTTCTCACAGGTGGGCGGTGCCGCACCGCGGACCCACGGAAGGTCTTCGGGGTACTCGTACTGGTCCTTGCCGGGGAGCAACCCGGCGTTGAGCTTGAGCAACCCGTCGTTCAGGCCGAAGATCGGCGCGCCCATCTCGAGGCCGACCGCCGCGGTGCGGATGAAGCAGGCGATGCCGGGTGCGTTGTAGCCGAGCAGCGCCATCGACGGGTTCGAGTCGTTGAGCATCGCGATGATCTTGGCCTTCTGCGGCCCGATGATGCTCTGCCCGGTGTTGGCCATCCCGGTCGCGCTGACCAACAACGCGTCGAGATTCGTGCGGTTGTCCAGCAGCGTGTTGCCCAAGAAGACCGCATTGTCAACGGTGCGCATCATGTTCGGCATCGCACCGGCGTAGAGGTTCATCGTCGTGGCCGTCTCGCGCAGCAGCGAGGTGAGTTCGTCCAGGTGCGGATTCGTCTTGCCGAGCACCTTCGACAGGCTGTCGATCCCGCGGCCGATGGCGTCGCCGTTGTCGTCGAACGCGGTGCTGATCGCACCGATCGCGGCGTTGAGCTTGTCCGGCTGCAGCTGGGCCAGGACGTCCACCAGCCGCTGGTAGACGGTGTTCAGTTCGACGGTGACGTGGTCGGCGCCGATCGTGGCACCGGCCTTGAGGACGCCGGAGGCACCGTCGTCGGGAACGACGAGGGTCACCGCCTTGGCGCCGAAGATGGTGTTGGACTTGATATCCGCGCGAACGTTGCCGGGGATGTCGTGCAGCTTGTCGCCCGCGATCGCCAGGTCGAGGACCGCGTGGCCGTCCTTCGCGGTGATCGACCGCACGCGGCCGACCTCCACCCCGCGCAGCTTCACCTTGGCGTCGGGGTTCATGACCAGCCCGGCGCGCGGGGCGACGACCGTGACCGGCACGGTCGATTTGAACCAGCCGAGGAACTGTCCGGCCGCGCCGGCGACCACCAGTGTCAGCGCCCCGACCATGATGACCGCCGCGGTCCGGCGGACCGCAGTGCTGCGCTCTTCCCGTCGAATCATCGTCTATCCCGCCAGGTTGAACTTGCCGTCGGCGCCGTAGATGGCGAGCGAGGTGAGCAGGGTGATCACGACGACGACGACCAACGAGGTCCGGACCGCGTTGCCGACCGCGACGCCCACCCCGACCGGACCGCCCGAGGCGGTGTAGCCGTAGTAGGTGTGGATCATCATCACGGCGATGGCCATGCAGATCGCCTGCGCGAAGGACCAGAGGATGTCCGACGGGATCAGGAACGTGTTGAAGTAGTGGTCGTAGACGCCCGGTGACTGCCCATAGAGGAAGACCGTCGCCATCCGGCTGGCCAAGAAGGAGGCCAGCGACGCCAGCGCGTACAGCGGGATGATCGCGACCAGCCCGGCGATGATCCGCGTGGAGACCAGGTAGGGCACCGAGTGGATGGCCATCGTCTCGAGGGCGTCGATCTCCTCGCTGACCCGCATCGCGCCGAGTTGCGCGGTCGCACCCGCGCCGATCGTTGCGGCCAGGGCGATACCCGCGATGACCGGCACCGCGATGCGGACGTTGATGAAGGCCGAGAAGAAGCCGGTCAGCGCCTCGACGCCGATGTTGGACAGCGAGCTGTACCCCTGCACGGCGATGGTGCCGCCGGTGAACAGGGTGAGGAAGCCGACGACGACCACGGTGCCGCCGATCATCGCCAGCGCGCCGGTCCCCATGGAGATCTCGGCGATCAGGCGCAGCGTCTCCTTCTTGTAGTGGCGCAGCGCACGCGGGATCGACACGATGGCATCCCAGTAGAACAGCGCCTGGTCCCCGATGCGGGCCCACCCGTCGCCCGAGCGCTTGAGCGCGGCGCGGGTCCGGCGGAACTGGGTTGCGGGCTGTAGGGCCACGTCATCCTCCCGTCGCGGTGAGACCGACCGCCGTGACGACGATGTTGACGACGAACAGGGCCATGAACGAATAGACCACCGTCTCGTTGACCGCGTCGCCGACGCCCTTGGCGCCGCCGGAGACGTTCAGGCCCTGGTAGCAGGCGACGAGACCGGCGAACAGGCCGAAGAGGGCTGCCTTGACCATCGAGATCATCAGCTCGCCGAGACCGGTGAGCAGGGTCAGGTTGGCGAGAAAGGCACCCGGGTTGACGTCCTGCAGGTAAACCGAGAAGACGAACCCGCCACCGATGCCGATGGTGCAGACGAGGCTGTTCAGCAGCAGCGCGACCCCGGTCGAGGCGATCACGCGCGGCACCACGAGGCGGTGGATCGGGTTGATGCCGAGCACCTTCATCGCGTCGATCTCTTCGCGGATCGTGCGGGCGCCGAGGTCGGCGCAGATGGCCGTGGCGCCCGCGCCGGCGACGATCAGCACGGTGACGATCGGGCCGATCTGAGTGATGGTGCCCAGTGCCGCCCCGGCCCCCGACAGGTCCTGCGCGCCGATCTCGCGCAGCAGAATATTGAGGGTGAAGCTCACCAGGACGGTGAACGGGATGGCGACGAGCAGCGTCGGGACCATGGAGACGCGCGCAATCGCCCAGGAGCATTCCACGGTCTCGCGCCACTGAAACGGTCGGCGGAAGAGTTCACGGGAGGCCTCGGTCGTGAGCGCGAAGAAGTCACCGAACGCGGCGAATGGCGACGCGAGCTTTGTGAGCACCGTCACTCCTCCCCGTTGGCTTTCGCGAACTTATCATGCGTTGGAATTGATAGATGGTCAGTTGACCAAGGCGTTACTGGAAAAGCCGATCCCGGAGTCGCGCGCCGCGAAGTAGCTGGTCAACGCAGAATCAAGCTCCTCGTCACCCCATCCATCACCGTCGGCCCGGAATACCTGGGCGATCTCCGGTGCGGCCATCAGGGTGACCTGGGGGCCGTAGACGACGAAGAGTTGACCGTTCACCGAGGACGCCGACGGACCGGCCAGATAGGTCACCAGCTCGACGACGTGCTCCGGCGACAGCGGGTCGACGCCGTCGGTCGGAGCGTCACCGAACACGTCGGCGGTCATCGCCGTGCGGGCCCTCGGGCAGATCGCGTTGGCCGTCACACCATAGCGCCCCAGGGCGCGGGAGGCGGAGAGGGTCAGGGCGGTGATGCCGGCCTTGGCGGCGGCGTAGTTGGCCTGTCCGGGCGGACCCAGCAGTCCCGCCTCGGAGGAGGTGTTGATCAGACGGCCGTAGGTCGTGCCGTCGCCCGCCTTGGCCTCGGCCCGCCAGTGGGCGGCGGCATTGCGGTTGAGCAAGAAGTGACCGCGCAGGTGCACGCGCTGCACCAGGTCCCATTCCTCGTCAGTCATGTTGAACAGCATGGTGTCTCGGACGACACCGGCGTTGTTCACGACGATGTGCAGGCCGCCGAGATCCTCGGTGGCGGTGCGCATGATCTCGGTTGCCGTCGCCGACTCCGAGATGTCGCCCGCCACCGAGACGCCGCGGGAACCCGCGGCCGCGATCTCGTCGAGCACATCGCTGTCAGACAGGGCGGAGGCGAGGTCGTTGACGATGACCGTCGCACCGGCCCGGGCCAATCCGATGGCCTCGGCCCGGCCCAATCCGGCACCGGCACCGGTCACCACCGCGACGCGGCCGCGCAACGAATCACTCACACTTGTCCCCTTCGCCATGTCTGATTGCGGTCCAGCAGATCCGGACCAAAACTAGAACCTGTTTCAGGCACCATACAGGTTCGCCTCGGGGTGTGGGCTGACACCCCGGAAAAAGATCACCCCGTTTATTCGTGCAGGCTCAGCGCCGACTTGGGGCAGCTGGCCACGACCTGGCGCATCTCCTCGGCGCGGTCCTCGGGAACATCTTCTTGCAGGATGACCAGGTAATCGTCATCGTCGAGCTCGAAGACATCCGGTGCCATCCCCACGCAGATCGCGTTGGATTCACACAGGTCGAAGTCGCAGGTGACTTTCATCGACCAACTCCTCTCCTCGGGGGCCGCCTCGGTTGACGAACCCGCTTCGTACAGGTTAGAACGTGTTACAGAATCAAGCGAGCAAACCCCTCAAGGAAAGCTGGACCGCCATGCGCATCGCCTATTCCGAATCGCAGGAGGCGCTCCGCCGAGAACTGCGCGCCTACTTCGACAAATTGATGACCCCGGAGCGCCGCGCAGCGCTCAGCTCGTCGTCGGGCGAACTGGGCGAGGGGGATGCCTACCGCGACGTCGTCCGCCAGATGGGGGCCGACGGGTGGCTCGCGCTCGGATGGCCGGAGGCCTACGGCGGCGCCAACCGGTCGATGATGGACCAGCTGATCTTCACCGACGAGGCCGCGATCGCCGGGGCTCCCGTCCCGTTTCTGACCATCAACTCGGTCGCCCCGACGATCATGGCCTTCGGCACCGACGAGCAGAAGCAGTTCTTCCTGCCCAAGATCGCCTCGGGCGAGCTGCACTTCTCGATCGGCTACTCCGAACCCGGCGCCGGCACCGACCTCGCATCGCTGCGCACGACCGCCGTCGAGGACGGCGACGAGTTCGTCATCAACGGCCAGAAGATGTGGACCAGCCTCATCCCCTACGCCGACTACGTGTGGCTGGCCTGCCGCACCGACCCGACGGCCTCGAAGCACAAGGGCATCTCGATGCTGATCGTGCCGACCACCGCCGAGGGCTTCTCCTATACGACAGTGCACACGATGGCCGGGGTGGACACCTCGGCCACCTACTACCAAGACGTCCGCGTGCCGACCTCGTCGCTGGTCGGCGAGCGCGGCGGGGGCTGGCCGCTGGTGACCAACCAGCTCAACAACGAGCGGGTGGCGCTGTGCAGCGCCGCCCCCATCCAGAACGCGCTGCGCGAGACCACCCGCTGGGCCCAGGAGACCAAGACGCCCACCGGCGACCGCGTCATCGACGCCCCGTGGGTGCGCGCCAACCTGGCCCGGGTGCACGCCGGGGTCGAGTTCCTCAAACTCATCAACTGGAAGATCGCCTCGCAGGCCGGTTCCGGCGAGGCGCCCAGCCCCGCCGACGCGTCCGCCACCAAGGTCTACGGCACCGAGTTCGCCACCGACGCCTACCGCCTGCTCATGCAGGTCGTCGGCCCGGCGGCCACCCTGCGCCAGGGCTCGACCGGGGCACACCTGTTGGGCCGCCTGGAACGGTTCCAGCGCTCGTCGCTGATCCTCACCTTCGGCGGCGGCACCAACGAGATCCAGCGCGACATCATCGCCATGCTCGCCCTCGGCCAGCCGCACCAGCGGCGATAGGAGACCATCGTGGACTTCACCACCGACGAGACGACCGGCGAACTCCTCGCCCTCGTCCGCGACATCACCGCCAAGCTCTCCACCACGGAACGCGTCGCCGAACTCGAGGCGCAGGGCGCCCCGCTCGACGCCGCGCTCTGGCGGGAGTTGGGCAATGCCGGGCTGATCGGCCTCGAACTGCCCGAGGGCCTCGCCGACGTGGGCGGCGGCCGCACCACCGTCGACACGGTGACCGTCGCGACCCAACTCGGCCGCGCCCTGGGCGTCGTGCCCTACGCCAGCACCGCCATCGCCGTGCTGCCCACGTTGGCACAGTGGTCGGCGCCGGCCCGCGACGGCTGGGTGGCCCGCGTGGCCGCCGGCGAGGCGGTCATCGCCGTCGCCGTCGACGAGGACGCCGTATACGACCCCTACTCCCCCGCGCTGCGACTCGGCGCCGGCGAGCCGGCCACATCGACACCGGCCGACGGGGTGCTGAATGGGACGAAGGTGAACGTGGCCTTCGCCACCGCCGCCGACGCCCTGCTGGTGACCGCCGACGGGTCCGGCGGCCCGGTCGCGGCCCTGGTCGCCGCCGATGCGCCCGGGCTGAGCGTCATCCCGACCCCGTCGACCGGCCTGCTCCCCACCGCGCAGGTGGACTTCACCGACGTCGCCGTACCCGCCGAGAACATCGTCGCGGCCGGGACCGGCGCGGTCGCGGCCCTGGTCGACCGGCTCACCCTGGCGGCCTGCGCCGAACAGTGCGGGATCCTCGACGAGGCGTTGCGCCTCACCGCCGCCTACGCCGCCGACCGCGAGCAGTTCGACCGCAAGATCGGGTCCTTCCAAGCGGTGGCCCAGCGCCTCGCCGACGGCTACATCGACGTCCAGGGACTGGTGCTGACCACCACCCAGGCGGCGTGGCAGCTGGCCGAGGGCCTCGACGCCGCCTCCGCCATCGACACCGCCAAGTTCTGGGCCGGACAGGCCGGGCACCGCGTCGCCCACACCGCGGTCCACGTGCACGGCGGCGTCGGCCTGGACACCTCGCACCCGACGCACCGGTACTTCTTGCGCGCCAAGCACAACGAGTTCGCCCTCGCGGCGGAACCGGCCGTGCTGGCCCGCCTCGGCGACCGCCTCGCCGGCGAACCCGCCTGAGCACCACCGCGATTCGTCCGATGTCCACGGTCACCGATGCGCGCTCGCTGTCCGAGCTGTTGGCACCGCTGACCGCGGTGACCGACCGGGGGTTGCGCTGTGGCGACGCGCAGGTGAGCTGGCGCGACCACCTGCGCCGGGCGGCGCGGCTGGCCGCGGCGATCGACGAGCAGCTCGACCCGGCCCGCCCGCCGCACGTCGGGGTGGCCGCCGCCAACTCGATCTCCTACTGCGAGGCGCTCGCGGCCGCGGCCCTCGGCGGATTCGTCGTCGTCGGGTTGAACACGACGCGCCGCGGCGAGGCCCTGCGCCGCGACGCGGAGAAGGCCGACTGCCAGTTCGTCCTCGTCGACGGCAGCACCGCGGGGTTGATCGCCGACGCCGGGCTCGCCGT
This genomic interval carries:
- a CDS encoding MlaE family ABC transporter permease, translating into MALQPATQFRRTRAALKRSGDGWARIGDQALFYWDAIVSIPRALRHYKKETLRLIAEISMGTGALAMIGGTVVVVGFLTLFTGGTIAVQGYSSLSNIGVEALTGFFSAFINVRIAVPVIAGIALAATIGAGATAQLGAMRVSEEIDALETMAIHSVPYLVSTRIIAGLVAIIPLYALASLASFLASRMATVFLYGQSPGVYDHYFNTFLIPSDILWSFAQAICMAIAVMMIHTYYGYTASGGPVGVGVAVGNAVRTSLVVVVVITLLTSLAIYGADGKFNLAG
- a CDS encoding acyl-CoA dehydrogenase family protein gives rise to the protein MRIAYSESQEALRRELRAYFDKLMTPERRAALSSSSGELGEGDAYRDVVRQMGADGWLALGWPEAYGGANRSMMDQLIFTDEAAIAGAPVPFLTINSVAPTIMAFGTDEQKQFFLPKIASGELHFSIGYSEPGAGTDLASLRTTAVEDGDEFVINGQKMWTSLIPYADYVWLACRTDPTASKHKGISMLIVPTTAEGFSYTTVHTMAGVDTSATYYQDVRVPTSSLVGERGGGWPLVTNQLNNERVALCSAAPIQNALRETTRWAQETKTPTGDRVIDAPWVRANLARVHAGVEFLKLINWKIASQAGSGEAPSPADASATKVYGTEFATDAYRLLMQVVGPAATLRQGSTGAHLLGRLERFQRSSLILTFGGGTNEIQRDIIAMLALGQPHQRR
- a CDS encoding MlaE family ABC transporter permease, which gives rise to MLTKLASPFAAFGDFFALTTEASRELFRRPFQWRETVECSWAIARVSMVPTLLVAIPFTVLVSFTLNILLREIGAQDLSGAGAALGTITQIGPIVTVLIVAGAGATAICADLGARTIREEIDAMKVLGINPIHRLVVPRVIASTGVALLLNSLVCTIGIGGGFVFSVYLQDVNPGAFLANLTLLTGLGELMISMVKAALFGLFAGLVACYQGLNVSGGAKGVGDAVNETVVYSFMALFVVNIVVTAVGLTATGG
- a CDS encoding ferredoxin, which translates into the protein MKVTCDFDLCESNAICVGMAPDVFELDDDDYLVILQEDVPEDRAEEMRQVVASCPKSALSLHE
- a CDS encoding 3-oxoacyl-ACP reductase, which gives rise to MSDSLRGRVAVVTGAGAGLGRAEAIGLARAGATVIVNDLASALSDSDVLDEIAAAGSRGVSVAGDISESATATEIMRTATEDLGGLHIVVNNAGVVRDTMLFNMTDEEWDLVQRVHLRGHFLLNRNAAAHWRAEAKAGDGTTYGRLINTSSEAGLLGPPGQANYAAAKAGITALTLSASRALGRYGVTANAICPRARTAMTADVFGDAPTDGVDPLSPEHVVELVTYLAGPSASSVNGQLFVVYGPQVTLMAAPEIAQVFRADGDGWGDEELDSALTSYFAARDSGIGFSSNALVN
- a CDS encoding MCE family protein; the protein is MIRREERSTAVRRTAAVIMVGALTLVVAGAAGQFLGWFKSTVPVTVVAPRAGLVMNPDAKVKLRGVEVGRVRSITAKDGHAVLDLAIAGDKLHDIPGNVRADIKSNTIFGAKAVTLVVPDDGASGVLKAGATIGADHVTVELNTVYQRLVDVLAQLQPDKLNAAIGAISTAFDDNGDAIGRGIDSLSKVLGKTNPHLDELTSLLRETATTMNLYAGAMPNMMRTVDNAVFLGNTLLDNRTNLDALLVSATGMANTGQSIIGPQKAKIIAMLNDSNPSMALLGYNAPGIACFIRTAAVGLEMGAPIFGLNDGLLKLNAGLLPGKDQYEYPEDLPWVRGAAPPTCENGLSNPRTKTKANFLVIDNAPRPYQPRTQPKLNTTKVFQLLFGAPPRG
- a CDS encoding acyl-CoA dehydrogenase family protein — its product is MDFTTDETTGELLALVRDITAKLSTTERVAELEAQGAPLDAALWRELGNAGLIGLELPEGLADVGGGRTTVDTVTVATQLGRALGVVPYASTAIAVLPTLAQWSAPARDGWVARVAAGEAVIAVAVDEDAVYDPYSPALRLGAGEPATSTPADGVLNGTKVNVAFATAADALLVTADGSGGPVAALVAADAPGLSVIPTPSTGLLPTAQVDFTDVAVPAENIVAAGTGAVAALVDRLTLAACAEQCGILDEALRLTAAYAADREQFDRKIGSFQAVAQRLADGYIDVQGLVLTTTQAAWQLAEGLDAASAIDTAKFWAGQAGHRVAHTAVHVHGGVGLDTSHPTHRYFLRAKHNEFALAAEPAVLARLGDRLAGEPA
- a CDS encoding MCE family protein, encoding MDNRARQFRATAIKLGAFTTAMLLVFIGLVAVFSKFQGNRTNTYSALFTSASAIKSGAKVKIAGVDVGAVRDIGLTDDNVAKLSFTVDRKYPLPKSVQAIIRYENLTGDRFLELRRGAGDPGQTLSPGTTLPTTQTEPALDLDKLLGGFKPLFRTLDGRQVNELSTSLIHVFQDEQMGPSLNHLLTMTAQLTDALADRDRLIGSVIDNLNSMVGTLDADRTGLITSIDRLEILMSGLAGQKEIIGSSLTSTASVATNMARLLGDTRPGLQNLVRNLGRTTEEILRGESYIRPLLSRLPGDFKKLSNLGSYGAWLQIWICRQRLIFGAPGTPQLVIPTIDMLGNTQKAGGRCQP